AGCAGGCATGGCAGAAATTTACGCTAAGCTTGAGTTTTTTAACCCGGGCGGCTCGGTAAAAGATAGGATCGCTGCAAATATGATTCTTGAGATGCAAAAAGACGGCGCTTTAAAAAAGGGTGATATCATAGTAGAGCCCACAAGCGGAAATACAGGCATCGGCATAGCCATGACGGCAAGCGCGCTTGGATATGAGGTGGTGCTAACTATGCCTGAGACGATGAGTATCGAAAGGCGCAAAATTTTAGCCGCTTATGGAGCCAAACTTGTGCTAACCGAGGGTGCAAAAGGCATGAAAGGCGCGATAGAAAAGGCAAATGAGCTTACAAAACAGCCAGGATACGTGATGCTAAGCCAGTTTGAAAACGCCTATAATCCGCAAGCTCACGTAAAAACTACAGCACTTGAGATAATGAGTGATTTTAAGCAGCTTGACGCTTTTGTAGCCGGTGTCGGTACGGGCGGGACGCTAAGCGGTGTTGCTAAAGTGCTTAAAGAAAATGGCTATGATATGCAGATAATCGCAGTTGAGCCAAAGGATTCCGCCGTGATTTCCGGAAATCCGGCAGGTGCGCATAAAATTCAAGGTATAGGAGCTGGATTTATCCCTGATACACTTGATACTTCTTTAATCGACACAATAGAGCTAGTTAGTAATGAAGAGGCTTTTGAGGCGGCTAGGGCCTTGGCAAAAAGCGAGGGAATTTTGCTTGGGATCTCCGGAGGTGCCGCTCTTGCAGTAGCTATCCGCACGGCAAAAAGGCTGGGCGAGGGCAAAAAAGTGCTGTTTATCGCACCTGATAACGGTGAGAGATACCTAAGCACGGCGTTATACGAGGCTTAAAATTTGAAGATAATTGAAGAGATAAAAGAGCTCGTTTCCACTGTCGGAGAGAAAGATCCCGCCGCAAACGGATGCTGCTTTTGGGCGGTGCTTATAAATACCCCGGGCATTCATGCGGTGGTTTTTCATAGATTTTCGCATTTTTTATACGTGAAGAAATTCTTTTTTATTGCTCGATTTATCTCTCAAATTTCAAGATTTATAACGGGCATTGAGATACATCCGGGCGCAAAGATCGGCTCAAGGCTCTTTATCGATCACGGAATGGGGGTAGTTATCGGAGAAACCGCCGAGATCGGAGATGATGTTACGATGTATCATCAAGTAACTCTTGGCGGAACAGGTAAAGAAGTAGGCAAGCGTCATCCGACTATTAAAAACGGTGTTGTCATAGCAGCAGGCGCAAAGGTGCTTGGAGCTATAACAATAGGCGAAAATTCAAAAATAGGTGCAAATTCCGTCGTGCTTAAAGATGTGCCCGATAATGCAACGGTGGTCGGTATACCGGCTAGAGTAGTTAGGTTAAACGGCGAGAAAATCGAGAGCTAAAGCCCACAAACTATAAAATTTAAGCTTTTATAATATTTAGGTTAATTCTGAGCAGGTAGAGCTTAAAAATCACTCTTCAAATTTTATCACGGTTTGAGCGCTAACTGTCGGTCTTTTGAGCGTATTTGCGGTTTTGCTAAACTCTATAAGATCTTCCGTGTATCTTACTACACTTGGAGTATTTTTAACTGCGGCTTTAAAAATTTCAGCTGCGGCTATAGCGTCGTTCATCGCTCTATGATGGGTGTTTTGTATGCCTAAAACCTCTTTTAGTGCGCCAAGTCCGTATTTAAGCGAAGGGATTGTTCTTCGGGCTAGATCTATGGTGCAAATTTTGCGATTTAGCATGGTGCCAAGTCCAAATTTCTCAAAGCTGGTGCTGATAAATCCGTAGTCAAATTTCACGTTGTGCGCTACGAAAACGCACTCGGCTAAAAAAAGTCTAAATTTTTCAAGCACGCTTGCAAGGCTTGGAGCGCCTTTGAGATCCTCTACTCGTATGCCCGTAAGCGCGGAGATGTTTTCAGGTATATTGCTTGCATACACGAGAGTTTCAAATCTATCAAGCTCAATTCCGTCTTTTATTTTGATCGCGCCGATTTCTATGATCTGTCCGCTGTTTATACCGCCGCTCGTTTCTATATCTACGACGCAAAAAGTTTGATCGTCTATATTTCTTTTTCTTGTGTTTAACTCTATCTCGTTTGAGCCGTTTCGCTTAATGTCAAGCCCTAAAATTTGCCACATAACAAGGTCTCTTACGTCAAATATCGAGCTTAATTCTTCTATCTGGGTTGCTTTTGCTATGAATTCGTAGTAGCTTAAATTTTGCTTGCAGAGTAAATTTATGAGATTTTCTAGCTTTTGGTTCAAAACTCAAGCTTTAGCGCTCTTATCGCCTCCGCGTAAGAGTTTGATGAAAATATATAATTGCCCGCAACGACTATATCAACGCCAGCTTCATCGAGTTCGGCTACGTTTAGTCCCGTTACTCCTCCGTCAACTTCTATGAGGCATTTTGCATTTTTGCACTCTATCATTTCGCGTAGCTTGCGAGCTTTTTCAAGCACTGAAGGGATAAATTTCTGTCCGCCAAAGCCGGGATTTACACTCATTAAAAGCACCATATCAATCTCGTTTATGATGTATTCAAGAGTTTCAATAGGCGTGTGCGGATTTAGCGTGATAGCAGGGCTTACGCCGTTTTTTCTGATATGATCTATGAGCCTTAGCGGGTGCTTTTCTTCCTCTATATGAAAGCTTAAAAATTTAGGCTTAAGTGGCAAGAAAAGATCGGCAAAAAATGTGTTGTTTTGCACCATCAGGTGTATATCAAGAGGCTTTGTGGAAGCCTTTGCAACTGCACTTACCACAAGCGGTCCGATGGTTAAATTCGGCACAAAATGCCCATCCATCACATCAACGTGCACAAGATCGCAACCCGCTTCGCAGATCGCTTCTATCTCCGCTCTTAAATTTCCAAAATCAGCCGATAAAATACTCGGAGCAACGTACATATAAATCCTTTGTTATCTACTTAAAAATAAAGCGCCCTTTGTTCCATCACTAACAAGCTCAATAAAAGCGCCTTTGCTAACGGTATCGCCGTCTTGAATATAGTTTTCAAAAACATTTGGCATCGTAATATCTACCTTTATCTTTTTTGACTCTAATAAGGATAGAATTTTATTTCCTATTATTATCATAAAATTACCAAAAGCACTGTTTAATGATGCCTCTTTGTCATCTTGCAAAAGTATAGCGCAAGCTTTTTGTACTATACTTTTATCAAGGGAGAGTAAAATTTTAGCGTCAATATCGCCGTAAAAGCCTATGCATCCTGTTAGCGCTTTTTGATCGAAGTCAAATGTTTTAACAAAAATTTCACCGCGCTCTACTTTAATTTTTGCCATAGAGGATAAGGTGTTTATAGCTGTTTCTAAAATGATAGGCAATAATTGAACCAAATTTCTAGTGATGTTATGTGGCATCGACTCTTTCATTCCGGGACCGCCGTTTATACTTCCGTCATCATTGAAAAAATCTTCGATGTTATTATATAGTAAAATTCCCGAATCTTCCAAGTCGTTTCTAAGCGCTTCAGATGTATTTGAGCCGCTAAGTCCGCAAATCGCAATAGTGGCACCGTATTCGGCACTCGATATAGATAGTTTGGCTAAAAAGCTTACACCGTGAATATTGGCCGATCTTGCTTTTGTTGCATCGAATACGAAAAATTTAAACCCTATTTTAAGAGAGTTGTTGTGAGCCGACATGTCGAAATTTTCGGCAAAATTTGAGTCTATAAAGCCTGTAAGCTTATAAATAACGACATTATCTCTTACTTGTACGGCTATGGTTTTTTCATTTATATTGATATGTGTTAAATGAATTTTTATATTGTAGTTTTTAGCCGAGTTTTTAAACTCGTTTGCATCTTTTGCTGTATAGACTATGTAGCCTCTTCCGACAAGCTTTAGTGAAATTTGATTTTTTTGCTCTTGATTTTCGTGAAATAGGATTATCTTTTTTTCTTTGGTTGATTTTTCGGTATTTCCAAAAAATAGCATGGCTATCTCTTCACTATCAAAGAATGATAGATTTAGGCTTTGAGGAGACATCTCTCTTAACGCTTTAAATTTTGTCTCGTCATAGTCGCAAAATGCCACATTGGCATCAACTTTTTTTGCCATTTCATACATTGTCAACGAGATAGAGTTAATGCCTATTTTGTTAAAATAGACAACTTTTTTAAGTGATATTAGTATGCATTCTATTTTTTTTGAAAAGATTAACTCTTTGGTTGCCAAGTCTATCTCATATTTTGAGGCATCTCCGTCTAAAAAGCCGTGAGGATAGAATATGACTACATTATCTTTAATTTTTGGTTTCATACCCTATCGCTTTTATAAAAGTCTCAAACTCTTTAGGTGAGGCGTTACAATTAAACTCAAACATCTCTCCAAAGCCGGAATTTGCAAATTCCGGCTTTGATAGCTCGTATGATATTAGCAAATGTATATATTTGGTTATTGTTGTTTGCTCCTCTTGTTTGGATAAATTTTGAAAAATATCTACTACAATGTTGCTTAGCTGCCATTTTTCAGCTATCTTGCAACATATTTCAAATATATCAAAACCTATTTCTCTCTTTAAAATCGTATTGTAGCTAAGTCCGCTAGTTCTTAATACGTGTTTTAAATTTTCTGCGTTTTCCGAGAATATTTTTTCACATACGGATATGCTTGATGGTATTATTGTTATGGATTTAAAAATATCCTTATTATCTACCTTTATTTCTTTTAATATCTTTCCCCAATCGATCATAAAATTGGCTTGCAAATTTGCAAATTTTTGTGTGTCTAGATTGAAAATTTTCCATTTTTTAGGTGTTGTTAGTAATACGTAATAAGAGTATAAAATATCGGTAGTTCTATCTGCGCCAAGAGCGGAAAAGATTTGAGATATATCTTTGATCTCTTTTTTGAATCCAAAAATCGGCTTGTTGATGATAGAGCGCATATATTCTACTAATGCCAAATCGTTTTTGGCAATAGCAGCTGCTTTGGCTAAATCTCCGGAAGCAAGAGTATTTTCACATGATTTTAAAATAGCCGGAATCGCAGGTATTTGAGCGATTAACTCATCTATACTTTCTTGTTTTATCATTATCGTATCTATCTGCCAATTTTGTAAAAATAATCTTTTAATATTCTATCCTTTATATTCATAAAATGAGTTTAAATATTGCATATAATAATTTTAAGATAACCTATATTCTAAAATTTATTTAAGTTAATATTTTGCTTTTTTTGGATAAAATCAGCAGAAATTTTTGTTTTGAAGGAAAAATATGTCAAAAATATGCGATATCACAGGCAAAGGCCCTATGGTTGGAAACAATGTAAGCCACGCTAAAAATAGAACCAAGAGAAGATTTTTGCCAAATCTTAGAACTATTAGAGTAATGCTCGAAGATGGAACAACGAGAAGAATTAAGGTAGCCGCTTCTACGCTTAGAACCATGAGAAAGCAATCGCGTTCATAATTTGCAAGCTTTATAAATAAAGAGGGATTATGTCTTTTATAAAAAAGATCCAAAAATTCCTCAACTGGTCTAGCTTCTCTAAACCGGAAATAAATTTAAATACAGAATTATACGAACAACTTCGCCCATTTCGCCTACCGCTTATCCTAGTCGTTTTAATGATGATGGTCGGTGCTTTGGGCTATGTTGCTATAGATAATTTCAGTCTTATTGATGCTATATATCAGGCCGGAATGACCTTTACTACGGTAGGTTTTACTGAAGTTGCTCCAATTTCACCCGCCGGTCGCCTTTTTACTATCACTTTTATTCTGCTTGGATTTTGCGTTTTTACATTTTCTATCGGTATTCTAGTGGAAGTTTTAAAAAAAGGCTCTTTGATAAATATTTTAAAGGAGAGGCGAATGCTCTATAAGATCGCTAGACTCAAAAATCACTTTGTAATTTGCTATCATAGTCTATATACGATAGAACTTAGTAAGCAGTTTAGAGATAATCATATCCCTTTTGTTGTCGTTGATCCGCGCGAAGATATGCACGAGATAGCCGAAAAATATAAATATCCTTATTATATAATGTCTCAGCCTCATACTCAAATCGCACTTTTAAAAACTCATCTTTCAAGCGCCAAAGGGCTTATTACTCTTAGTCCAAATATCGCTGATAATATCGCTCTCATCGCCACTGTTAGACTGTATGAAAAAGAGATAGGTAGAAAAAAACCATATTTTATAATGACAAATTCTGATAATGATGATGATACAGAGCGCCTTAAAAAATTGGGTGCAGATAATGTCGTAAGCCCTTCCAAACTAGTAGCGCAACGTTTAAGTGCGATGAGTGTGCGCCCGGATATGGAAAATTTATTGGAGCAATTTTTATACAAAAAGGACTCCCCTATAGATATCGAAGAGATCAGTGTGCCTGATTACTCTTGGATAAGATTTAAGCGTCTTAAGGAGACCAATTTAAGAAATATTACAAATGCGGATGTTGTCGGCATAAGGGATATGAATAATAAATTTATTCCTATGCCAAGAGGAGACACCTTGATAGGTACAGGTACGAAGCTGCTTGTCATAGGCACCGCAGAATCTATACGAATGACCAAAAAAGTAGTAAAAAGCAAGCATAAGCCTGAGGAGTGTAAATATGTATGAGATAAAGCGTCTTGAAAATGGACTTGAGAATATAGATGGATTTTATTTTGGCGGGGCAAATTCGGGCTTTAAAAAAGAGGGTAATGATCTTGGATTTATAAGATCAAGTGAGCCTGTTGATATAAGTGCCGTTTTTACAAGCAATAAATTTCAAGCCGCCCCAATCAGGCATTTTTTAAAAAAGGGGCAGAATTTTAGAACAAATTTCATCTTGCTAAACTCTAAAAACGCAAATGCAATGACAGGAGAAGCGGGCATAAACGATATAGATGAAATTTTTAAAAATTTGAGTAAAAATATAAATTTAGTAAATCCCGTTATGAGCTCTACGGGAGTCATAGGATATCGCCTTAAAAAAGAAAAAATTATATCCTCGTTTGATAAATTCGATTTTGATTCAAGAGATTCCAATGGAGTTGTCGGTGCCATAATGACGACAGACAGCTTTAAAAAAGAGATAGCCGTAAGCGTGAAATTTGATGATAAAAAAGAGTTTAAAATCGCCGCTATCTGTAAGGGTGCAGGTATGATAAATCCGTCTCTTGCTACTATGCTATGTTTTATTTTAACGGATGCCAATATCTCAAAACCCGATATGGATGAGCTGTTAAAAGAGGCTTGCGAGAGTAGTTTTAATGCCGTAAGCGTAGATGGCGATACATCCACTAATGATACCGTTATGCTTTTAACCTCAAGAAAGAGCAGGGTCTATGATAAAGAGGCTTTTAAAGAGGCTTTAAAACTAATTACTAAAGAGCTGGCTTTAATGCTTGTTAAAGATGGAGAAGGAGCTACTAAGGTGGTCGAATTTAATATAAGCGGTGCACTTAATTTAAAAGAGGCGGAGCATGCCGCAAAGGCTCTTTCAAATTCACTTTTGGTTAAAACCGCTATTTTTGGTGAGGATCCAAACTGGGGTAGAATCGCATCCACCATAGGCGCAAGCGGAGTAGAGTGCGATGAAGATAGGCTTGAAATTTATTACGATGATGTCTTGGTTTATGATAAATTTCATAAAGAGCTTGATGAAAAAAGAGAAGCCGCAGCTCATCAGGTAATGAAAAAACAAAGCTATACGATAAGTTGCAATCTAAATGTCGGAGATGCACAATTTAGTGCTTACGGTTGCGATCTGGGTCATAAATACGTAAGTATTAACGCAGACTATCGCTCTTAAACCATTTATTAGAGTTAAGTTGCTAAAATTATATAAATATTTCAAGGAGGGTAGATGTTACACGAATACAGGGATATAATCACTGAGCTAAAAGTCTCAAATGCGAGATTTGCTTCGATTTTTGATAAGCATAATGATTTGGATCAAAAAATCATAGATGCCGAAGAGGGCAGAAGTCACTTGGATCACATTCGCATTGAAGAGATGAAACGCGAAAAACTAAGACTAAAAGATGAAGCCTATGCTATGATTTTGGAGTATAAAAAAGAAAAAGGACTCTAATCTACCAAACCCTGCCTTAATTGTTTAAATTTGAGGCAGGGTTTTTAAATTTTAATCTATCGATATCTTCTTAAGAATAAAAAAAACTATCATAACAGCTATTAAAAGTCCGATTGCTAGAACATATTCGTTCATCTTATTCCTTTTGATAAACTTCACTCAAAATAATTATACACAATAAAAAATAAAATTATTAAAAATATTGAGATTAAAGCTTTAATAAAATTAAATTTGTATAAAATTAATATTATTCAAAAGGATTAAATGATGAGTGATAAGGAAAGTATTTTTATCAATAGAGAGCTTAGCTGGCTACGTTTTAACTCTCGTGTTTTAGCTCAGTGCGAAAAGCCGATCCCGCCGCTTGAAAAGCTTAAATTTATAGCCATTTATATGACAAATTTAGATGAGTTTTATATGATAAGGATAGCTGGTCTTAAGCAGCTTTTTGCCGCAGGTATAGTTGCCAGTGGAAGTGATGAGATGACTCCATTAGAGCAGTTAAGGGAGATTAGAAAATATATAAAAGACGAGCTTAATCTGGTAGAAAAACACTATAAAGATGCTTTAAAGGAGCTTGGAGAGCAAAATTTATTTATAAAAAACTATAGTGAAATTTCAGAACCACTTAGAAAAAAATGCGATGACTATTTCTTCTCAAATATTCTTCCCGTAATAGTTCCAATCGCAGTAGATGCGACCCATCCGTTCCCTCACTTAAATAATCTTAGCTTTTCGCTGGCTGTTAAGCTTTCAGACAGCGAACATCCTGAGGTTTTAAAATACGGAATGATAAGAATTTCTAGAGTGTTGCCAAGATTTTATCAAGCGCAGGACAATGTCTATGTGCCTATTGAAACTATAGTCCACGAGCATGCCGAAGAAATTTTCCCGGGGTATAGACTCATTAGCTCTGCGGCGTTTAGAGTAACTAGAAATGCCGATATAATCATAGAGGAAGAAGAGGCTGATGACTTTATGATGATATTGGAGCAGGGGCTTAAACTTCGCAGAAAAGGCGCCTTTGTTCGTATGCAGATTCAAAAAGATGCTGATAACGATATAGTCGAGTTTCTAAACACTCACATGAAGATTTTTTACAAAGATATCTATGAGTACACGGTTCCACTCACGTTAAATTCGCTCTGGCAGATCGTAAGTAATAAGGAATTTTCTCATCTTGCACTTCCGCCATATACGCCTAGAACCCTATTGCCGTTTAGCGAACATATGCCTATTTTTGATGCGATAGATAAGGAAGATGTGCTTGTTTTGCACCCTTACGAGAGCTTTGATCCTGTTGTCAAATTTATAAAAGAGGCGAGCAAAGACCCTAAGGTAATTTCGATACGAATGACTCTTTACAGAGTGGATAAAAACTCACCTATAATTCAGTCTTTAATAGATGCCGCAAGTGACGGCAAGCAAGTAACTGTGATGGTAGAGCTTAAGGCTAGATTTGATGAAGAAAATAACCTTCACTGGGCTAAGGCTCTTGAGGATGCCGGCGCTCACGTGATATACGGAATCGCAGGCTTTAAGGTTCATGCCAAAGTTAGCCAAGTAATCCGTCAAGTAGGAGACAAGCTTAAGTTTTATATGCACTTTGGCACAGGTAATTATAATGGCGGTTCGGCTAAAATTTATACCGATGTGAGCTATTTTACTAGCAAAAGCGAGTTTGCTCACGATAGTACCACATTTTTTCATATCCTGTCGGGATTTTCTAAAAATCGCAGACTAAATACCCTCTCGATGTCTCCGATGCAAATTAAAGAGCGAGTCTTGGAGATGATAAAAAATGAGACCAAAAAGGGCAAAGAGGGCCAGATAATAGCCAAGATGAATGCGCTTGTAGATAGCGATATCATAAATGCTTTAAGCGAGGCTAGCGCTGCAGGGGTTAGTATAGATCTTATCGTCAGAGGAATTTGCTGCATAAGACCGGGCATAAAGGGTGTTAGCGAAAATATCCGCGTGCGCTCAATCATTGGCAAATACTTAGAGCATGCTAGAATTTTATACTTTAAGCACGCTACACCGCAGCTTTATATCTCTAGTGCGGACTGGATGCCTAGAAATTTAGAGCGTAGATTAGAGCTTATGACACCTATTTACGAGCAAAATTTACAAGATAGATTGCTAGAGTTTTTACGAATCCAACTAAGCGATAACGAGCTTGCTTTCGAGCTTCATAAAGACGGAGAGTATTATAAAACAAAGGTAAAAGAGGGCGAAAATATCATAAATTCTCAAGAGATCTTTGAGGAGTATGTAAGTAAAATTTATAAAACCACTAAAAAAGACAATGACAATGCAAAAAGAGAGCATATAGCTTCAAAACTGCTCAAAGAGAGCTAAAATTTGGGCTAAATTTGGCCCAAATTCCTTAAATTTATATCTTTCTTATCTTGGCTATCTCGTCGCGCAAAGCAGCGGCCTTTTCAAACTCAAGTTTACTAGCAGCTTCTAGCATCTGTTTTCTTAGCTCTTTTACGATTTTAGCGCACTCTGCAGCCGGCATCTTTTCTAAATTCTTATTTTTTCTATATAGTTCGCCCTCGTCCTCTATGTGAAGGCTCTCTTCGATATTTCTACTTGCGCTCTTTGGAGTGATATTATGAGCCTTATTGTACTCTTCTTGTAGTTTGCGACGAGAATTTGTAGTATCCATCGCCTCTTGCATGGATTTGGTGATCTTTTTGGCAAACATCATTACCTTGCCGTTTACGTTTCTGGCAGCTCGCCCCATTGTTTGTATTAAGCTTGTAGTAGAGCGTAAAAAGCCCTCTTTATCGGCATCCATGATAGCTATTAGGCTAACTTCCGGCAGATCAAGCCCCTCGCGAAGCAAGTTTATGCCTATTAGCATATCAAAGTCACCGCCTCTAAGCCCTCTTATTATCTCGTTTCGCTCTATTGCATCGATATCGGAGTGCATGTACTTTACTTTTATGCCAAGTTCCGTGTAATATCTGCTTAGCTCCTCCGCCATCTTTTTAGTTAGCACCGTTACTAAAACTCTTTCGTTTCTCTCTATTACTCGCTTTGCTTCGTCGAATAAAATTTCCACTTGATTATCGCTATCTTTTATTTCTATTTGCGGATCAAGAAGTCCAGTAGGGCGCAAAATTTGCTCATACACATGTCCTTTTGAGAGCTCAAGCTCAAGCTCGTTTGGAGTAGCCGATACAAATAAAAATTTAGCTCTTTTATTGATAAATTCATCAAATTTCAAAGGACGGTTATCAAGTGCGGACGGCAGACGAAACCCATACTCTACGAGCACTTCTTTACGACTTTTATCGCCCGCATACATTCCGCGAAACTGCGGCAGGCTCACGTGACTCTCATCGACTATTACTAGATAGTCCTTGCCGCTTATTTCGTAGTAGTCAAATAGGCTGTATGGCGTCTCTCCGGGAGCTTGTCCCGTTAAATGTCTAGCATAGTTTTCTACACCTTTGCACATTCCGGTAGAATTTAGCATCTCCAGATCAAATTCAACCCTTTGTTTTAGCCTCTGAGCCTCTACGAGCTTGCCTTGCTCGTTAAATTCCTTTAGTCTCTCATCTAACTCCGCTTCAATCTGCTTAATGGCGATTTTTAGCCTATCCTCCCCGACTATAAATTGACTCGTGGCGTAAAGCGTGAATTTGCCTATGCTTTTAAGCCTTTTATTGTCTAGAACGTCAAAATGATACATCTCATCTATCTCATCTCCGAAAAACTCTATCCTAAGTGCCTCGTCGTTATAATATGCAGGATATATATCGACTACATCGCCATTTACTCTAAAATCTCCTCTGTCAAAATAAGCATCGTTTCTTTTATAGCCCATATCTACGAGTTTACTAAGCAGTTTGCGTTGATTTAGAGCTTCTCCGACTTTTAGATATAGCACCATACCCTGATATTCGCTAGGATTTCCTAAGCCGTAGTTTGCCGATACCGAAGCTATCGTGATCACATCGTCAAAGCTTAATAGGCTTGCCGTAGCAGAGAGCCTAAGCCGCTCAAGCTCCTCATTTACTGAACTATCTTTCTCTATATACAGGTCGCTTCTTGGTATGTATGCCTCAGGCTGATAGTAATCATAGTAGCTTATAAAATACTCCACGTGATTATTTGGGAAAAAGCCCTTAAATT
The Campylobacter sp. RM16189 genome window above contains:
- the uvrB gene encoding excinuclease ABC subunit UvrB, whose translation is MKNFEISSKFSPSPDQTNAIDGIVESIRSGSSYQTLLGVTGSGKTFTMANVIAKLNMPTLVMTHNKSLAAQLYSEFKGFFPNNHVEYFISYYDYYQPEAYIPRSDLYIEKDSSVNEELERLRLSATASLLSFDDVITIASVSANYGLGNPSEYQGMVLYLKVGEALNQRKLLSKLVDMGYKRNDAYFDRGDFRVNGDVVDIYPAYYNDEALRIEFFGDEIDEMYHFDVLDNKRLKSIGKFTLYATSQFIVGEDRLKIAIKQIEAELDERLKEFNEQGKLVEAQRLKQRVEFDLEMLNSTGMCKGVENYARHLTGQAPGETPYSLFDYYEISGKDYLVIVDESHVSLPQFRGMYAGDKSRKEVLVEYGFRLPSALDNRPLKFDEFINKRAKFLFVSATPNELELELSKGHVYEQILRPTGLLDPQIEIKDSDNQVEILFDEAKRVIERNERVLVTVLTKKMAEELSRYYTELGIKVKYMHSDIDAIERNEIIRGLRGGDFDMLIGINLLREGLDLPEVSLIAIMDADKEGFLRSTTSLIQTMGRAARNVNGKVMMFAKKITKSMQEAMDTTNSRRKLQEEYNKAHNITPKSASRNIEESLHIEDEGELYRKNKNLEKMPAAECAKIVKELRKQMLEAASKLEFEKAAALRDEIAKIRKI
- a CDS encoding RNA degradosome polyphosphate kinase — encoded protein: MSDKESIFINRELSWLRFNSRVLAQCEKPIPPLEKLKFIAIYMTNLDEFYMIRIAGLKQLFAAGIVASGSDEMTPLEQLREIRKYIKDELNLVEKHYKDALKELGEQNLFIKNYSEISEPLRKKCDDYFFSNILPVIVPIAVDATHPFPHLNNLSFSLAVKLSDSEHPEVLKYGMIRISRVLPRFYQAQDNVYVPIETIVHEHAEEIFPGYRLISSAAFRVTRNADIIIEEEEADDFMMILEQGLKLRRKGAFVRMQIQKDADNDIVEFLNTHMKIFYKDIYEYTVPLTLNSLWQIVSNKEFSHLALPPYTPRTLLPFSEHMPIFDAIDKEDVLVLHPYESFDPVVKFIKEASKDPKVISIRMTLYRVDKNSPIIQSLIDAASDGKQVTVMVELKARFDEENNLHWAKALEDAGAHVIYGIAGFKVHAKVSQVIRQVGDKLKFYMHFGTGNYNGGSAKIYTDVSYFTSKSEFAHDSTTFFHILSGFSKNRRLNTLSMSPMQIKERVLEMIKNETKKGKEGQIIAKMNALVDSDIINALSEASAAGVSIDLIVRGICCIRPGIKGVSENIRVRSIIGKYLEHARILYFKHATPQLYISSADWMPRNLERRLELMTPIYEQNLQDRLLEFLRIQLSDNELAFELHKDGEYYKTKVKEGENIINSQEIFEEYVSKIYKTTKKDNDNAKREHIASKLLKES